The Arachis hypogaea cultivar Tifrunner unplaced genomic scaffold, arahy.Tifrunner.gnm2.J5K5 arahy.Tifrunner.gnm2.scaffold_68, whole genome shotgun sequence DNA segment ATTCAGAACCTTAGCGTCCATGTTGTACTTGATGACACCATCATATAGCAGCTTCCTTATATAGTGCTCTAGGTCCGAACCAATTAGGCGAAGTGTGTATTCTGTTAATGGAGCACCCTGGTTCATAATTTCATCAAAACATGAAGGAATCATTATTTTCATCAAAACGCTCTAGTAGTTTTTCGTTAGTTTTTCACCAATATGCTAACTCTATTATCATACTCGAATTCGACTAATTCAACTCAAAAAACTAAGGTGACCTCTTCTTTAGATGTAAGTTTAAATTCGACAAAATATTTGAAGTGGTATTTGAAATTCACGCCGTACACTAATTTCGTCATGAAGTTTCAATTGTATTATTGCTGTTCTCGAGATTGAATTCCGGATACCATAATGGTTTATCAACTCTTTTTCGGCAGTGACTCAACAAATAGAGAGATGAGTTGGCACACTCTTGCCATGACGGACAATAAGAAAATCACACTTGTTTTTGACTTCCAATCAAAGCAAAAACATGTCCTTTTGATAAGGGGGTGCGAATTCATCACTTTATTTGTTGAGTTACTACTAAAAAAGATTGAGGAACTACTATGGTATTCGAAACTCAATCATAAAGACATCAATAATacaattaaaactttaaaaactaAATCAATATACGTCTTGAATCTCAGGACCATTACGGAGATTTGGTTCCCAAATTCAGAACTAGAAAAGACATGGAGCATTATTGAATTGGTGATTAAGGAAAATTACCTCGTAGTGATCCACAAGCTCTTGGAAGTAAGAATAGACCAAGTTGCATGTGTCAGGTTTCCACACAAATTCATTACTGGGATCAAGAATAAGGGTGAGCTTATCCATTTGGGTTTGATCAAACTCGCAAGTCACCGGATCAATGTAGGCCGCAAAGATCCTTATATGGCGGGTGGTGCAACTCAGCCACTGCCCTCCATACTCCCTGGTCATGTTCTTGCTCTTAACATTCAGCTGCGGCTCCACCGGCCTTGGCTTCGTCCCTTTCGGCTTCCAACTCCGGCTGCTCTCTGCTTGCTCTTGCTCTTGCTCTTCCTGCGGCGGTGCCTTCACACTCTCTGCTTCCTCCACATCTGTTTGTTGCTGCTGAGCTGAA contains these protein-coding regions:
- the LOC114927235 gene encoding NAD(P)H-quinone oxidoreductase subunit M, chloroplastic-like; translation: MATSCSYMVSTRLSMLGWSGGGKKELRNRRASFISAQQQQTDVEEAESVKAPPQEEQEQEQAESSRSWKPKGTKPRPVEPQLNVKSKNMTREYGGQWLSCTTRHIRIFAAYIDPVTCEFDQTQMDKLTLILDPSNEFVWKPDTCNLVYSYFQELVDHYEGAPLTEYTLRLIGSDLEHYIRKLLYDGVIKYNMDAKVLNFSMGKPRIMFNNDNQLEEPPEK